In Halomonas denitrificans, one DNA window encodes the following:
- a CDS encoding patatin-like phospholipase family protein: protein MTASTPRAALILPGGGARGAYQVGVAKALAEYLPGPASPFPIIAGVSAGGINAAVLASHAADLAHGAARLERFWGNFRCDHIYRTGWFHNLGTGLHWLAAMTLGGLGVANPKSLLDNAPLGELLARELRTDGITENIASGRLEALLITASGYSTSQAVTFFQGREDIREWALYRRAGRRTRIGPDHLLASAALPLLFPARRIGREYFGDGGMRHTTPLSPPIHMGADRLVIIGTRDAAQDPEPPACPDYPSLGEIGGYLLDVIFMDYLTNDLARLRRINRTLSLMTEEQRRRTELRPIESVLIQPSRDVREIATRHMHRIPASVKTLLRGIGAWGPGRLPSYLLFEAEFCRELIDLGYTDGLAAKDEVLAVMGD from the coding sequence ATGACCGCTTCGACGCCGAGAGCCGCACTGATCCTGCCGGGGGGCGGAGCACGCGGGGCCTACCAGGTCGGCGTGGCCAAGGCCCTGGCCGAGTACCTGCCCGGGCCTGCATCGCCGTTTCCGATCATCGCCGGTGTGTCGGCCGGCGGCATCAATGCCGCGGTCCTGGCCAGCCATGCCGCCGACCTCGCGCACGGCGCGGCGCGGCTCGAGCGCTTCTGGGGCAATTTCCGCTGCGATCACATTTACCGCACCGGCTGGTTCCACAACCTCGGCACGGGACTGCACTGGCTGGCGGCCATGACGCTGGGCGGGCTCGGCGTGGCCAACCCGAAGTCGCTGCTCGACAACGCGCCGCTCGGCGAACTGCTGGCACGCGAACTGCGCACCGACGGGATCACCGAGAACATCGCGTCAGGCCGCCTCGAGGCCTTGCTGATCACGGCTTCGGGCTATTCGACGTCGCAGGCCGTGACCTTCTTCCAGGGCCGCGAGGACATCCGCGAGTGGGCGCTGTACCGCCGCGCCGGCCGGCGAACGCGGATCGGCCCGGATCACCTGCTGGCCAGCGCCGCCCTGCCGCTGCTGTTCCCGGCCCGGCGGATCGGTCGCGAGTACTTCGGCGACGGCGGCATGCGCCACACCACGCCGCTGAGTCCACCGATCCACATGGGTGCGGACCGCCTGGTGATCATCGGCACCCGCGATGCCGCACAGGACCCGGAGCCCCCGGCCTGCCCGGACTATCCGTCGCTGGGCGAGATCGGCGGCTACCTGCTCGACGTGATCTTCATGGACTACCTGACCAACGACCTGGCCCGGCTGCGACGGATCAACCGGACGCTTTCGTTGATGACCGAGGAGCAACGTCGACGGACCGAACTGCGCCCGATCGAAAGCGTGCTGATCCAGCCCAGCCGCGACGTCCGCGAGATCGCCACGCGCCACATGCACCGCATCCCGGCCAGCGTGAAGACGCTGCTCCGCGGCATCGGCGCCTGGGGCCCCGGCCGCCTGCCCAGCTACCTCCTGTTCGAAGCGGAGTTCTGCCGCGAACTCATCGACCTCGGCTACACCGACGGCCTCGCCGCGAAGGACGAAGTGCTGGCGGTGATGGGCGACTAG
- a CDS encoding DUF962 domain-containing protein, translating to MPQGFASFREFYPYYLDEHADRRCRRLHFVGTWLVIAAFIAGLFVSPWWFLAMPLAGYGFAWVGHFAFEKNRPATFKYPLYSLAGDWVMFYDILRGKIRI from the coding sequence ATGCCCCAGGGGTTCGCAAGCTTTCGCGAGTTCTATCCGTATTACCTGGACGAGCATGCCGATCGGCGCTGCCGGCGGCTGCACTTCGTCGGGACCTGGCTGGTGATCGCCGCGTTCATCGCCGGACTGTTCGTGTCGCCGTGGTGGTTCCTCGCCATGCCGCTGGCCGGCTACGGGTTCGCGTGGGTCGGTCACTTCGCGTTCGAGAAGAACAGACCGGCGACCTTCAAGTACCCCCTCTACAGCCTGGCCGGCGACTGGGTCATGTTCTACGACATCCTCCGCGGCAAGATCCGGATCTGA
- a CDS encoding periplasmic heavy metal sensor, with product MTAFVRSICSRCFAPRTAAALVAPVVLVVALTASPVSARSVEPLGPAPQARSAPATVDGQDLVDLIYDVQALADEFNLLPAQRAMIGMILVTAAPDAMELAGTLADGRRAMNDALLADPVDPAVIETLAAAQGRGLADLSSLAVDTLIAVRQVLTEEQRMLLVELRALLEDRFGGLADGMKASADRQGLSRMVMRRAGPAAGDGLDHAGDALGLTPTQRAAIQAILDEAAPGVLSIAADLAANRNELLDLARNAPDDRAAIDALIDEQAALFESLALVRADVVLQVRDVLTEDQLALIALLRNALRDRLAALVGDGLGGF from the coding sequence ATGACCGCATTCGTTCGCTCGATCTGTTCCCGCTGCTTCGCTCCGCGCACTGCGGCCGCTCTCGTGGCGCCTGTCGTCCTGGTCGTCGCACTGACCGCGAGTCCGGTATCCGCTCGCTCGGTCGAGCCGCTCGGTCCGGCACCGCAGGCGCGCAGCGCGCCGGCGACGGTGGACGGGCAGGACCTGGTCGATCTGATCTACGACGTCCAGGCGCTGGCCGACGAGTTCAATCTCCTCCCGGCCCAGCGCGCGATGATCGGCATGATCCTGGTGACCGCCGCGCCGGACGCGATGGAGCTTGCCGGGACGTTGGCCGACGGCCGCCGCGCGATGAACGACGCGCTGCTCGCCGACCCGGTCGATCCGGCCGTGATCGAGACCCTGGCCGCTGCGCAGGGACGCGGACTTGCCGACCTCTCGTCGCTGGCTGTCGACACCCTGATCGCCGTGCGCCAGGTCCTGACCGAAGAGCAACGGATGCTGCTGGTCGAATTGCGCGCGCTGCTGGAGGACCGGTTCGGCGGCCTGGCCGACGGGATGAAAGCGAGCGCGGATCGCCAGGGCCTGAGCCGGATGGTGATGCGCCGCGCCGGCCCGGCCGCCGGCGACGGGCTGGACCACGCGGGTGATGCGCTGGGGCTGACGCCTACGCAGCGCGCGGCGATCCAGGCCATCCTGGACGAGGCCGCGCCCGGGGTCCTCTCGATCGCCGCCGATCTCGCGGCCAACCGCAACGAGCTGCTCGACCTGGCCCGGAACGCGCCGGACGACCGGGCGGCCATCGATGCGCTGATCGACGAGCAGGCCGCGCTGTTCGAGTCCCTGGCGCTGGTGCGCGCCGACGTGGTGCTGCAGGTTCGCGACGTGCTGACCGAAGACCAGCTGGCGCTGATCGCCCTTCTGCGCAACGCGCTGCGCGATCGCCTGGCCGCGCTGGTCGGCGACGGATTGGGCGGTTTCTGA
- a CDS encoding MerC domain-containing protein has translation MAAVLNKQRKASSADLPVSWLDRLGIGVSAFCLLQCLALPLVLVLAPSLTAGFLSHEAFHFVLLAVIVPVSGLAFTLGFLKHRTPAMWIPATAGIGFLVLAAWLEQRHALPPLGIAAVTSAGGICLIVGHSLNLRARDRLRR, from the coding sequence ATGGCCGCCGTCCTGAACAAACAGCGCAAGGCATCGAGCGCCGACTTGCCCGTGTCCTGGCTGGACCGGCTGGGCATCGGCGTGTCCGCGTTCTGCCTGCTGCAGTGCCTGGCGCTGCCGCTGGTGCTGGTCCTGGCGCCGTCGCTGACCGCCGGGTTCCTGTCGCACGAGGCATTCCACTTCGTGCTGCTGGCGGTCATCGTGCCGGTCAGCGGGCTCGCCTTCACGCTGGGATTCCTGAAGCACCGCACGCCGGCCATGTGGATTCCGGCCACCGCGGGGATCGGGTTCCTGGTGCTGGCCGCGTGGCTGGAGCAGCGCCACGCCCTGCCGCCGCTGGGGATTGCCGCGGTCACCTCGGCCGGCGGCATCTGCCTGATCGTCGGGCATTCGCTCAACCTCCGCGCGCGGGACCGTCTGCGTCGCTGA
- a CDS encoding IPTL-CTERM sorting domain-containing protein codes for MNVFEISGRFTTALVALGLTAGLAHAQVTGEGSPEPRGGVPATDITFEPIDAPHAVCPPFGACPPADQVTDEYLGFGVDFTPFGGNPPVGVFNDPPEKFGGVNAAGDLDLVTDTCGQIVVPGTTNPGRTDVIGVAAGGVGGPSDILLEAFDAGGALVGSSIADDGADGDGDIIAVVSDPNGAIASFCVSTPTGDTHGVHFIYLNTPEAGLPQTTEVPSLSALGLGVLALLLAAAGLFGVRRFGKPS; via the coding sequence ATGAACGTCTTCGAAATTTCCGGTCGATTCACGACCGCACTCGTCGCTCTGGGCCTCACCGCCGGGCTTGCCCATGCCCAGGTCACCGGCGAAGGAAGCCCGGAACCGCGTGGCGGCGTCCCCGCCACGGACATCACCTTCGAGCCGATCGATGCGCCGCACGCGGTCTGCCCGCCGTTCGGCGCGTGCCCGCCGGCCGACCAGGTCACCGACGAATACCTCGGCTTCGGGGTCGACTTCACGCCGTTCGGGGGCAACCCGCCGGTCGGGGTCTTCAACGACCCGCCGGAGAAGTTCGGTGGCGTCAACGCTGCCGGTGATCTCGACCTGGTGACCGACACCTGTGGACAGATCGTCGTTCCCGGAACCACCAATCCTGGCCGGACGGATGTGATCGGCGTCGCGGCCGGTGGTGTCGGCGGGCCGAGCGACATCCTGCTCGAAGCCTTCGACGCCGGCGGCGCCCTGGTGGGGTCGAGCATCGCCGACGACGGTGCCGATGGCGACGGCGACATCATCGCCGTCGTATCCGATCCGAACGGGGCGATCGCCAGCTTCTGCGTATCGACCCCGACCGGCGATACGCACGGAGTGCATTTCATCTACCTGAACACGCCGGAAGCCGGCCTGCCGCAGACGACGGAAGTGCCGTCGCTGTCCGCGCTCGGTCTCGGCGTGCTGGCCCTGCTGCTCGCCGCGGCCGGGCTCTTCGGCGTCCGCCGCTTCGGAAAGCCGTCCTGA
- a CDS encoding SPOR domain-containing protein: MMGWRIAAVLLVLANVVLLVLGQMQPPPAPRPPPPAPDPEIPQLELIALDWREAQSTVPRCYTIGPFATLVQQSRAEDRLRPFASLIRPRRSEADRDRGWWVFVAAPSRPAAIDLAQELAARGVEDYFVVADDDLPDAVSLGLFENRENARARLNRIRRMGFDAQLAVRREDAPQFWIDYRIDPGERSPWRFILRSSPGATHFEIPCF, from the coding sequence ATGATGGGCTGGCGCATCGCCGCGGTCCTGCTGGTGCTGGCCAACGTGGTGCTGCTGGTGCTCGGCCAGATGCAGCCGCCGCCCGCGCCGCGGCCTCCTCCGCCGGCGCCCGACCCGGAGATTCCGCAGCTGGAGCTGATCGCACTGGACTGGCGGGAGGCGCAGTCGACGGTGCCGCGCTGCTACACGATCGGGCCCTTCGCGACCCTGGTCCAGCAGAGCCGCGCCGAGGATCGGCTGCGCCCGTTCGCCTCGCTGATCCGGCCGCGCCGCAGCGAGGCCGATCGCGATCGGGGCTGGTGGGTGTTCGTTGCCGCGCCGAGTCGTCCGGCGGCCATCGACCTGGCGCAGGAACTTGCCGCGCGCGGGGTCGAGGACTACTTCGTGGTCGCCGACGACGACCTGCCGGACGCGGTGTCGCTGGGGCTGTTCGAGAACCGGGAGAACGCCCGTGCCCGCCTGAACCGGATTCGCCGCATGGGGTTCGACGCCCAGCTCGCCGTGCGCCGCGAAGACGCCCCCCAGTTCTGGATCGACTACCGCATCGACCCCGGCGAACGCTCCCCCTGGCGCTTCATCCTCCGCTCCAGCCCCGGTGCAACGCACTTCGAGATTCCCTGCTTCTAG
- a CDS encoding type III pantothenate kinase: MAASNPEPWLVEVGHTRLKRAQLDGAGGLGRTVAESIDAFDRWAEAHPGSRVLLTDVRGDAAKGELVAVLQSHSIRWTPVGLGDVDLPVAPAYASLGTDRWLAVNAAWQMHGQALVVVDIGTATTLDVVDSSGIHRGGWILPGPDAARSGLLARAPGLERAREAADLPLAPALDTAQALERGLVLQQAGAIRLGIERAGRTLGCSPVFVLTGGGASTVQSALDPDDRQPDLVLLGLALAATRMT; this comes from the coding sequence GTGGCCGCGAGTAACCCCGAGCCCTGGCTGGTCGAGGTCGGGCATACCCGGCTCAAGCGCGCGCAGCTGGATGGCGCCGGAGGTCTCGGCAGGACCGTGGCCGAATCGATCGACGCGTTCGATCGCTGGGCCGAGGCGCATCCGGGCAGTCGCGTGCTCCTGACGGACGTGCGCGGCGACGCGGCCAAAGGCGAGCTGGTCGCCGTCCTGCAAAGCCATTCGATCCGGTGGACCCCGGTCGGTCTCGGCGACGTCGATCTGCCCGTTGCGCCGGCCTACGCGTCCCTGGGCACCGATCGCTGGTTGGCCGTGAATGCTGCCTGGCAGATGCACGGGCAGGCCCTCGTGGTCGTCGACATCGGTACCGCGACGACGCTGGACGTGGTCGATTCCTCCGGAATCCACCGCGGCGGCTGGATCCTGCCCGGACCGGACGCGGCGCGGTCCGGCCTGCTGGCCCGGGCGCCGGGGCTGGAGCGGGCGCGCGAAGCGGCCGATCTGCCGCTGGCGCCGGCGCTCGATACGGCCCAGGCGCTGGAGCGCGGACTGGTCCTGCAGCAGGCCGGGGCGATCCGACTCGGTATCGAGCGGGCGGGCAGGACGCTGGGCTGTTCACCGGTGTTCGTGCTGACCGGCGGCGGGGCCTCGACGGTACAATCCGCGCTGGACCCCGACGACCGGCAGCCCGACCTGGTGCTGCTGGGCCTGGCGCTCGCCGCGACCCGAATGACGTGA